TTCGAAAGAAAAACATCACAACATGAAGCCGCAACTCGTTACActaatcaagaacaattgctcctatggtgggaatccattggaggatcctaaccagcacatatccacttttctgaGAATTTGTGGTGTTGTAAATCTTGAAGGTGTAAATCATGACACCTGGAAGCTCTCGTTATTTCCCTTCTCACTAAGggatgaagctgcacaatggctCGAAACTATGCCCCAAGGCAGTATTACCAGTTGGGACGAAttggttaccaaatttctgaCCAAATTCGCCTCATCCCAACAAACATCAAGATGAAAGAGGGAATTCAGCCATTCATACAAGGAGAGGAAGAATCATTGCTCAAAccatgggaaagatacaaggaAGCAAATGACAAAGAGGGTTTCCGGGcgttctatgaaggattaaccccagaaacaaggaGAGCAGTGGATTACGTCTTAGATAACCTTTTCAAAGCAACATCAAATGcccaaggaactgcaaagctcaATGATAAGAAAGCCAATAACCAACATTCATTTGAGACCCCACAGAATGCAACTTCAGAAAAAGAGATAATGAATCCTGAAGGAATGAAGATAGTCATGAATCAAAGCAAACAGCTGCACAATCAGACTCAGAGCCAATTGGAGTCAATATCCAGACAAATTGATTTTCTCCATTCTGCTGCAGTGAAGgcacaatttccaccatggaaacCACATTCTTATCTAAGAATTGAATCTCAACATCAGGAACAAAAGGACTTCAACTACAACAACCCCAACTTCCCAATCCTGCAAAAACACCACCTTACCAACAACAACCATTACATACCACCACATCATCCATCCTTCCAACCCCTAACACCCCACAACCAACCAATTTCACAAGATTgtcagaggatcactaatctggAAGTCTTAGtagaaagaatgatgaaacatcaagagATGATAAGCAAAAACCATGAAGTCTCATTCGGAAGAATTGAGAGGCAAATAAAACAGTTAGCTAAGAGCATCACAGAAGTGAGTGAGAAGATGGATAAaggaaaagaatcactcatcCAAGATGAACATCATCAGGCAAAGTTTCACTTAGGAGGACAAGGGGACAAGGAGAAGGAAGTACAAACTCCGAGCTAAACAAGTACagaggatgtcaagctagtgacaataaaagagcgcttgttgggaggcaacccaaccagaggTAACCATCCTTTCATctccaattcaataaaactgttaATTAGTTTTGTcaagattgcaagaagctaagtttggtgttgcacaccaaaacaatctaagagagaatgaagaattctaagtttggtgttccaccaaaatcccatCATAAATCACATTCTTACTTTCTACCATAATGCTAGCTTCATGCATTTAGACGAACTAGTTAATTATCTTGCTGTTTTCTAGTTTTAGTCTATTACttgagaaaaagaagaaagaatttcacacatggttaatttgatgcattggcaaggaactaagtttggtgttcccacaccaaagtaagttcaaaaagcccacaaataaattatgcagactaaccactgtttctaagtgcttggggaacaagcaacttttaaTAACATTGCAGAATGTCATACAAGCCTTTGGAGGGATTACGCATCATCAATATGAACATAAAGGctagcaatgatgatgatgagaaggaaagcaagtgaactccaacaggttgtattgttaagtgataTTTTACATCAAATATTGCTGTGATTAAAAGTTGGATTGTATCCTTAATTGCCCTGTTTGTCTGCATCATAtagttttctttttatattcctGCCTGCCTGCATAGCATAATCTtcctttataattcaataagcaaGAAAGCTTATCAGTcacaacattcttatcttcaaaacttgtttgcactcaatttcaagaatgcatcacatgaaagttctttgaaaagaaggattgaggaatgAATCAGTTTttgaggcaagcaaaagattaggagaagtggtggttctagttgtatgatcatgtattgaggttgcatgcttgtgaaaacttgcatgggagctcataggcaggacatggagttcaaagaagtattgtagagattctcaaaaatctattgatccaagaagcagcaaacaaaacaaaagaaagaaaagaaaatacaaaaacaaaaagaacatggcccaaggctctgagcatcaattactaggcagaaaaagaaagaaagaaacaaaaactcaaagagttgctatcctagtaaatgcttgtggttgaagtgtgtcaaggaaagaggcttgagcaagtaaatcctgaggggtgctttaacacctaataccttaaaaccaactggtttaggagtattgattgaaagcttatctaaagagccgccttgagacatgacacttagagtcgaggtcaaagcacagaaactataagctgcttcaaggtgattacatataaagagatctccaTGATACCATTTGGATGAAAATCCTAAAGACCTACGACTCCCAATATGTAAGGACTAATGAGCACTGAAACCCTTGCTTGAGCATATAATTTAGAGTTTACCCCACTGTTACTTAATCACTTCTCTCACTGTATTTTACAAGTGTTCCTCAACCcatcttaattgaaagaacctttgagcatagttcatttcttgcttggggacaagcaagctttaagtttggtgttgtgatgacaagtcatcttagcctagtttcactagtctttttcttttgttttcacttgaattatgcactttcttgaggcttaagcaagccaatttaggcagattttcatgcttcctttgattgaatcaaccatagataaattaatgcaatttcatgaggtttgatgccataattggtgcatattaggatagaatgatcatctcatgatttcaagcatagctttgatgtgtttggttgatttatgataggtgaagaaagcttggaaaaggattgaagtgagaaggaatggctagaagctaagagaagacaatgaaacaagtgaaattgaaccaggaagaatgaagttggagttgaagttagccctcaaacgttggcacaaacttttggacttgaagttagcctcaacgttagccccctaacttggaggctaacgttggaagttgaaaatcactcccagggctagccaacgtttgcgccaacgttagccccctaacttggaggctaacgttggcatgagaactctcctccagggtggccaacgtttgcgccaacgttagccccctaacttggaggctaacgttggcgccacaccaacgcaaagcaaggccaacgttagggttaaagttagccccctaacgttggcaccaacgtgagatgcaagaaattggttttgctgatatgaaaagttggcctcaaagttagccccctaactttgaggctaactttgaatccaactttgcaaaactcaaatccggttcaattggttcacttgggtttctctccaaacttcaagagcaatcaaccaaggcctctttcaacccaattccaccaagagcaaaggcccaactcaaggcttgaagatcaattgaagaaagtgtataaataggctagaattcaatttattcggggagcttcctttttagtttttaaaaagagttttcttcttagttttgggagcttgaatgatctttattttcttagtttaattgctttcaatttcaattacacttgtcttggatcttgggttagagaattgaaggaattctgtttcagtctcaccttagatctctctgttgattttcactgcaatttaatttccaattcggttcattgcttcttcatctaatctctttgcaatttacaattccattgctattgttcttgttggatctaggaaggcattgagatctagacttggttttctagtctcttgggtcctgagatcttgattcatcttttcaatttcctgtttcttgctttatttgtttatttacttgtctgtttgaatccgattcaatcccaattcccaattactcttctgtttgatgcaatttaatttctctttgtttaattcctgcaaatccaagtcccaatcccctttacatttcaagccatttacatttttttgtcatttaagattcttgcaatttacattacttgctctttaagtttctgccatttactttcttgctctttaagattcagcaatttatttcttgttctctttactttcaatgcaatttaaattctgcaagttacccatcaatcaaccaaatcttgattcgcttgactaaatcaaccactaaactaaaattgctcaatccttcaatccctgtgggatcgacctcactcccgtgagtttttattacttgatgcgacccggtgcacttgccggttagattggtgttgttttgggagagattcttgtctccaccaaaataattcccatcaagtttttgacATTGGAATTGCACTAATTGGAGGAGGAGACTTATTTTCTTTATacatgaccaaacactaagtttggtgtcctcctaAGAGAATGTCACGGTTTCATTAATTGTTTTGTTATAAAAAGAACAACTCTAGCTACGGTTGGATAAGCTAATGTGTGTTGTCTTGTTGTGATGATTAGGTAGTCAAAGAATCTTCAATGAAAGAGACAAGACAAAGGAAAGCATAGCATGAGGACAAAATATCATCACATCAAAAAGAGAATCTGCCATTCCTCAGAAGATGGTCACGGCAAAGGCAAGGCAATGAGCACATTTTGTCTTCATTCATCCTTACATACATACCTTTGATTCCCTTAAGTCCAATTGCATCCTAGCCTTTCATTGCTCGTTTAAAAAGCTCACCACCTTTTAGCCATGCACATAACCGAATCCTTGTGGCTTTGAAACCTCAATTCTTTCATCCTTCACCATAAGCTACACTTCTTTCCAACAATCTAAACCTCCCTTCATCAATTCTTACCCCAACCAATTCGGTCTCACCTCTTTGTGCTCCAAACTCACATCAAACTCTCTAACACTCTTCACACCCCTTTTAACCTTACAAAACTCCACCAACTAAGTGATCATGGCCTCCTCATCAAGAACCaaacgaagaaaaggaaaagaacctATGGTGGAGGAGAGCACCCCTGAATATGACCGATGGAGATTCAAGTCTTCATACCATCAATTTCAAATGGAGTGGATGAACAACAAGAAGATCTATCCAGAAATTCCATTCTTATTTCCGGATGATGGATGTCaagaaatgaagaacaaaattcaaaagaggAGGTGGGAGGAGCTTACATCACCAGATACCCGAATCAATGCCAATATTGTaagagagttctatgccaacATCCCGAGGCTTGACATGCGTGAGCCACCAACATACAAGAGCTATGTGCGGGGAGTGGAAGTAGATTTTAGCTCGAATGCAATCAAGAAAGTCTTGGGGCTAAAGTCAGTCCGCTTTAATGAACCAGGATACCATCAAAGGTTGAATGAGGATCAGGATTATGATGAGATTGCTAGAGATATTTGTTTAGAGAACTCCGAATGGGAAGGAGATGGCAAGAACCGATATAAGTATTTGAAGAGATGTGACCTCATCCCGGAAGCCAAAGGATGGTATGAGCTGATGAAAAGATCAATTCTGGGCACAGTAAACACATCAGAAGTTAACAAGGAGAGGGCTGTGATGTTGCACTGCATCATGGTAGGAGGAGAGATCAAAGTCCATGAGATTCTTGCAAAGATATCCAACGGATTGCTGAGAAGAATTCGTCCGGATCTTGGTTGTACTATCCAAGTACCATTTGGAGGTTATGTGTGAAGGCTAAAGTACCACTGGAAGATGAGAATCCAAAGTGGATAGGCCAAGGCTTGCCCATAACCATTGAAAGAATGACAATAACTCCTGAAGCACATCATGGCCGAAGACCACATGGAAGAAGGCAAAGAGAAGAACTAATGGAAGAAGATGAGTTACACCAAGAAGAAGAACCACAAGAAGAGGAGGAACAGCCGCACTTTTTCCCACATGGCAATATGGATATGACCCAAATGCAAGAAGCAATTGGAAGACTGTCACACCAATACACAAGAATTCAAGAAAGGCAACAAGAGTACCATTCACAATACTTGAAGCATCACCAAGAACAACAAGAATGGCAGCTGAAaatgatgaaccaacaaaatgagttTGAGTCAAAATTCACTGCAATGCAAGAGGAGCATGCCTTTCAATCTCATGAGGCATTTGGGAAGTTAGCACAAATGCAGGCCGAAACCATGAGGGCTCTCAATGAGTTTACAACCCTCCAAGATGCAAGATATGAAGTCCAAGCCGATTACAACATTAATAGTCAAATCAGGCTGAACTATATTGGAGAACATCTGAACACCATGGATCCAGCATTCCCAACATTTGAAGAGTTcttcaaaaagaaaagtgaaataGAAGTAAACAAAGCCATGATGCTTGAAGATAGAGTAGAGGAAGCGATGAATAAAGCGGGGTTCTGGCGGGGTCAACAGCCAACAAACATGGACACAGGGAATGCCAGCAACCAAGTatatgaaagaagaaagaaaaagcatgacAAATGAAAGGTGGACTTGCTCCTTAATCATCACTACAAAAAATATGCATTCTATCTGTTTGAAGTGTCTTTGCATCTTTGAGaagttattttaattaatagtcTTTGCATTATGTGTGTTCATCAtaaaataagtaagctagttAAGTTTGTGCTTGTGTGTTTGCTTCCACTTAACTAAGAGCATGTTCTGTCCCCTGcatctttaattcaataaaagaaatgtctGATTGTGAAGTGAGGTTTTCTGTTAGATAGAAGTATGATAAAAGTAAGTGGTGGTACGTGTGTGATTGTATAAAAActcacttttagtgaataaagaGCTAGGATGTCTTTTTCTAAGAATAGAGTGATctactgtctatgaatctcaataagaaaatccttggttcaaaagaaaaaaataaaaagaaagaaagaaaagagatagccaaaagatggcagaatcaaagaaaacaaaaaaaggaaacaaagctggacaccattagcttgaaccttaaaaatatatgcctgtggtgtctatgtattaggatctgcttggactactaagctctttggagtgcttcaacactcggtgacttggattaactaatccgggatcatcagctgaaaatccactatcaagagcaacctaactacaaggcatttagtaaccaaaaaggtgctgggcatcaatgtttaaagggaaaggtgagccaagtgtccatggtgaataatgtgtcaagtataaagaaaagaaaatgaacttgctacacatgacactcaaataaagctttgaacaaagtaatagccaaggataaaggaataatgagaggtcatagcagtatgacacttgaagcttgaaggagactttctaaagcctaagaatcaataagaagtgagtatGTGCATATCAACATAAAATCCCATGAACTATCAATAACattctgctagcatgaacatcTTTTTCCAATTCATTCTTTCTTCctaataattcatttcttgcttggggacaagcaagctttaagtttggtgttgtgatgacaagtcatcttagcctagtttcactagtctttttcttttgttttcacttgaattatgcactttcttgaggcttaagcaagccaatttatgtagattttcatgcttcctttgattgaatcaaccatagataaattaatgcaatttcatgaggtttgatgccataattggtgcatattaggatagaatgatcatctcatgatttcaagcatagctttgatgtgtttggttgatttatgataggtgaagaaagcttggaaaaggattgaagtgagaaggaatggctagaagctaagagaagacaatgaaacaagtgaaattgaacaaggaagaatgaagttggagttgaagttagccctcaaacgttggcacaaacttttggacttgaagttagcctcaacgttagccccctaacttggaggctaacgttggaaatTGAAATTGCTTCCCAGGGTGttccacgtttgcgccaacgttagccccctaacttggaggctaacgttggcatgaagatTTGCTCCCAgggtgtgccaacgtttgcgccaacgttagccccctaacttggaggctaacgttggcatgagaactCTCCTCCAGGgctgccaacgtttgcgccaacgttagccccctaacttggaggctaacgttggcgccacaccaacacaaagcaaggccaacgttagggtcaaagttagccccctaacgttggcaccaacgtgagatgcaggaaattggttttgctgatatgaaaagttggcctcaaagttagccccctaactttgaggctaactttgaatccaactttgcaaaacccaaatccggttcaattggttcacttgggtttctctccaagcttcaagagcaatcaaccaaggcctctttcaacccaattccatcaagagcaaaggcccaactcaaggcttgaagatcaattgaagaaagtgtataaataggctaagaTTCAAGTTAGTCGGGGAGCttcctttttagtttttttaaaaagagttttcttcttagttttgggagcttgaatgatctttattttcttagtttaattgctttcaatttcaattacacttgtcttggatcttgggttagagaattgaaggaattctgtttcaatctcaccttagatctctctgttgattttcactgcaatttaatttccaattcggttcattgcttcttcatctaatctctttgcaatttacaattccattgctattgttcttgttggatctaggaaggcattgagatctagacttggttttctagtctcttgggtcctgagatcttgattcatcttttcaatttcctgtttcttgctttatttgtttatttacttgtctgtttgaatccgattcaatcccaattcccaattactcttctgtttgatgcaatttaatttctctttgtttaattcctgcaaatccaagtcccaatcccctttacatttcaagccatttacatttttttgtcatttaagattcttgcaatttacattacttgctctttaagtttctgccatttactttcttgctctttaagattcagcaatttatttcttgttctctttactttcaatgcaatttaaattctgcaagttacccatcaatcaaccaaatcttgattcgcttgactaaatcaaccactaaactaaaattgctcaatccttcaatccctgtgggatcgacctcactcccgtgagtttttattacttgatgcgacccggtgcacttgccggttagattggtgttgttttgggagagattcttgtctccaaccaaaataattcccatcaagtttttggcgccgttgccggggattgattagattgacaatgattaagtgaggtggtaatttagatcaagcactttttcttaatttttgattaacccactaactgtttgaagatTTGCCTCTACTAACCCACTAACCATTTGAAGTTTTGTCTCAACTGAttacactcaattttcaaaaataccacTTTGTGTTCCGTTTGTTGATTTATGtcacagaagaaaaaaagagaggcACGAGGGAAGGCTATCAGTGAAGAAGAAACTTCGAAAGAAAAACATCACAACATGAAGCCGCAACTCGTTACActaatcaagaacaattgctcctatggtgggaatccattggaggatcctaaccagcacatatccacttttctgaGAATTTGTGGTGTTGTAAATCTTGAAGGTGTAAATCATGACACCTGGAAGCTCTCGTTATTTCCCTTCTCACTAAGggatgaagctgcacaatggctCGAAACTATGCCCCAAGGCAGTATTACCAGTTGGGACGAAttggttaccaaatttctgaCCAAATTCGCCTCATCCCAACAAAACATCAAGATGAAAGAGGGAATTCAGCCATTCATACAAGGAGAGGAAGAATCATTGCTCAAAccatgggaaagatacaaggaAGCAAATGACAAAGAGGGTTTCCGGGcgttctatgaaggattaaccccagaaacaaggaGAGCAGTGGATTACGTCTTAGATAACCTTTTCAAAGCAACATCAAATGcccaaggaactgcaaagctcaATGATAAGAAAGCCAATAACCAACATTCATTTGAGACCCCACAGAATGCAACTTCAGAAAAAGAGATAATGAATCCTGAAGGAATGAAGATAGTCATGAATCAAAGCAAACAGCTGCACAATCAGACTCAGAGCCAATTGGAGTCAATATCCAGACAAATTGATTTTCTCCATTCTGCTGCAGTGAAGgcacaatttccaccatggaaacCACATTCTTATCTAAGAATTGAATCTCAACATCAGGAACAAAAGGACTTCAACTACAACAACCCCAACTTCCCAATCCTGCAAAAACACCACCTTACCAACAACAACCATTACATACCACCACATCATCCATCCTTCCAACCCCTAACACCCCACAACCAACCAATTTCACAAGATTgtcagaggatcactaatctggAAGTCTTAGtagaaagaatgatgaaacatcaagagATGATAAGCAAAAACCATGAAGTCTCATTCGGAAGAATTGAGAGGCAAATAAAACAGTTAGCTAAGAGCATCACAGAAGTGAGTGAGAAGATGGATAAaggaaaagaatcactcatcCAAGATGAACATCATCAGGCAAAGTTTCACTTAGGAGGACAAGGGGACAAGGAGAAGGAAGTACAAACTCCGAGCTAAACAAGTACagaggatgtcaagctagtgacaataaaagagcgct
The Arachis stenosperma cultivar V10309 chromosome 7, arast.V10309.gnm1.PFL2, whole genome shotgun sequence genome window above contains:
- the LOC130939854 gene encoding uncharacterized protein LOC130939854 — protein: MTITPEAHHGRRPHGRRQREELMEEDELHQEEEPQEEEEQPHFFPHGNMDMTQMQEAIGRLSHQYTRIQERQQEYHSQYLKHHQEQQEWQLKMMNQQNEFESKFTAMQEEHAFQSHEAFGKLAQMQAETMRALNEFTTLQDARYEVQADYNINSQIRLNYIGEHLNTMDPAFPTFEEFFKKKSEIEVNKAMMLEDRVEEAMNKAGFWRGQQPTNMDTGNASNQVYERRKKKHDK